A single genomic interval of Armigeres subalbatus isolate Guangzhou_Male chromosome 1, GZ_Asu_2, whole genome shotgun sequence harbors:
- the LOC134205456 gene encoding ras-GEF domain-containing family member 1B-like isoform X2, with protein MDDEILKTVESMLGTNIQVVDCEKTQTIREEEVLLINGVPVTLEGSDGNAIKKALIAGEIPSCEMLNQLLFRAGVLRQPVQLETSLSVKTSTVTTEDITIARNGRILDERSCETKENNYYTSTSNEIWEPVSRLKKKKQEIINASTVDDMLSNQLSNDLYLVSNESPCENVSSHPLRQNSICTESSTSSSAESNYSSSRPVSNVSAASYDNFVCQITPSHPRTELSKSSTKLSPNKQSISCDSGNDEVTLTSVYSSGGIAGHEFYPFHDISKTNTTNSMQTDSSFGCEFSPPTSFHDEPDFAVIPQNGTLATSPIPQKRRNRTLLRTRPQRHLHKNNDATANCADDPSLNDDNCLVYRDGNLISGTLEMLIKHMVPTDEYYPDQSYLFAFLLSARLFIKPHELLQQACDICHQQQQLNVHLNNNNNTIANQQKLQSLSRFACNFVQLLSEWIETFPYDFRDERVMQHVRTMTQKCINIDGKLRTKVSSLLQNLLQRLKTLEKYEEFLDKLNLESSKESDLKHAGQLRSDSRSSSNSFHQSTEKSSSSIHHQTSSSTSSVNSISSISSTLSTPDITDLCPSPSVLAHQLTHIELERLSYIGPEEFVQAFAKENPNVDTSIKDMKKTRNLESYVQWFNRLSYIVATEICKHSKKKQRARVIEYWIETARESFNIGNFNTLMAIIAGLNLSPISRLKKTWAKIQSAKFSILEHQMDPTSNFSSYRSTLKAAMWRSEGATDERQRIVIPFFSLLVKDLYFLNEGCTNKLPNGHINFEKFWQLAKQVNEFIGWKQVTCPYEKNSKIIMFLQTNSILNENTLAMASFDCEPPENSSEKDRYKTLKHEHFNN; from the exons ATGGacgatgaaatcctgaaaacaGTAGAGTCCATGCTTGGCACCAACATTCAGGTGGTAGACTGCGAAAAAACTCAAACCATCAGAGAGGAGGAAGTGCTGCTCATCAATGGAGTACCGGTCACGTTGGAAGGGTCCGATGGCAATGCCATCAAGAAAGCGCTTATCGCCGGTGAAATTCCCTCCTGTGAAATGCTCAACCAGTTGCTGTTCCGAGCCGGTGTCCTTCGACAGCCTGTGCAATTAGAAACGTCTCTGAGTGTCAAAACTAGCACGGTGACCACCGAAGATATCACCATTGCGCGCAATGGTAGGATACTGGACGAGCGATCCTGTGAGACGAAGGAAAATAATTACTATACGAGCACTTCCAACGAAATATGGGAACCGGTCAGCCGGCTcaaaaagaagaaacaagaaatcaTCAACGCCAGTACGGTGGACGATATGCTGTCCAATCAGCTTAGTAATGATCTGTACTTAGTGTCAAACGAATCTCCCTGCGAAAATGTTTCTTCCCACCCATTGCGCCAAAACTCCATTTGCACGGAATCTTCCACGTCTTCGTCAGCTGAATCCAACTACTCCTCATCGCGGCCCGTCAGCAACGTATCGGCGGCCTCGTATGACAACTTCGTCTGCCAAATCACCCCTTCGCATCCGCGAACGGAACTGAGCAAATCGTCCACCAAACTTTCGCCAAACAAACAGAGTATCAGCTGTGACTCCGGAAACGACGAGGTCACGCTCACGTCGGTCTACAGCAGCGGTGGCATCGCCGGCCACGAGTTCTATCCCTTCCACGACATCTCcaaaaccaacaccaccaactcGATGCAAACCGATTCGTCTTTCGGGTGCGAATTTTCACCGCCTACATCATTCCACGACGAGCCGGATTTTGCCGTCATCCCGCAGAACGGTACCCTCGCGACGTCGCCTATTCCACAGAAGCGGCGTAATCGCACCCTGCTTCGAACCCGACCGCAGAGGCATTTACACAAAAAT AATGACGCCACTGCGAACTGTGCCGATGATCCCAGCCTCAATGACGACAAT TGCCTGGTCTACCGAGATGGAAATCTGATTTCCGGCACGCTGGAGATGCTCATCAAGCATATGGTGCCAACGGACGAGTACTACCCGGACCAGTCCTACCTTTTCGCGTTTCTGCTCAGCGCCCGACTGTTCATCAAACCGCACGAGCTTCTGCAGCAAGCATGTGATATCTgccatcagcagcagcagctgaACGTTCATctcaacaacaataacaacaccATCGCAAATCAG CAAAAATTACAAAGTCTAagccgatttgcctgcaacTTTGTCCAGCTTTTATCAGAATGGATAGAAACTTTTCCCTACGATTTCCGTGACGAACGAGTAATGCAACACGTACGCACAATGACGCAAAAGTGCATCAACATTGATGGCAAGCTGCGGACGAAGGTTTCCTCCCTGCTGCAGAATCTCCTCCAGAGGCTCAAGACTCTGGAGAAATACGAAGAGTTTCTCGATAAACTCAACCTAGAATCTAGCAAGGAAAGCGATCTAAAGCACGCTGGACAACTGCGCAGTGATTCGCGCAGCAGTAGCAACAGCTTTCACCAATCGACTGAGAAGTCCTCCTCGTCGATACATCATCAAACGTCGTCGTCCACATCATCAGTCAACAGTATTTCATCGATTAGTTCAACACTTTCCACGCCGGACATCACGGACCTATGCCCGAGCCCATCAGTATTAGCGCACCAGTTGACTCACATTGAGCTCGAGCGATTGTCCTACATCGGGCCGGAGGAGTTTGTACAAGCATTTGCCAAAGAGAACCCAAATGTCGACACGTCGATCAAGGACATGAAGAAGACGCGAAATCTCGAATCCTACGTGCAGTGGTTCAACCGGCTGTCGTACATCGTGGCCACCGAGATCTGCAAACATTCGAAGAAGAAACAACGTGCCAGAGTGATTGAGTACTGGATCGAAACGGCCCGGGAGTCGTTCAACATTGGCAACTTCAACACGTTGATGGCCATCATCGCCGGACTAAATCTTTCGCCAATATCGCGGCTGAAGAAAACG TGGGCTAAGATTCAATCGGCCAAATTCTCCATACTGGAGCATCAGATGGACCCGACGAGCAATTTCAGCAGCTATCGATCGACCCTTAAAGCGGCCATGTGGCGATCGGAGGGAGCTACCGATGAACGGCAGCGAATTGTCATTCCATTCTTCAGTCTACTAGTCAAGGATTTATATTTCCTCAACGAAGGGTGTACCAACAA ACTACCCAACGGCCATATCAACTTCGAGAAGTTCTGGCAACTGGCCAAGCAGGTCAATGAGTTCATCGGCTGGAAGCAGGTCACGTGTCCTTACGAAAAGAACAGCAAAATCATAATGTTCCTACAGACCAACAGTATTTTGAACGAGAACACATTGGCGATGGCATCATTCGACTGTGAACCACCGGAGAACAGTAGCGAGAAGGATCGCTACAAAACTCTCAAACACGAGCACTTCAACAACTAG